Proteins from a genomic interval of Kitasatospora kifunensis:
- a CDS encoding DUF6542 domain-containing protein translates to MEQSIRTQPPGPRPRPPAGGGSREAAVPGPAAPRDAVTVRPSKPRPASSGPAPLIRLRQRLTRTGAGGESVKRPGPPTRLTAIGTGLLAVCGTLAFGLLDQLLFGGLGVLFGLGFLLVCFQSAVRVRLADLPAAPISGPIAFALAIALLGPAPLPGVIGQVLALCAGLAQRAGWLFAGTGLAAMIVAARFVAQRRIRRSR, encoded by the coding sequence GTGGAGCAGAGCATCCGAACCCAGCCGCCCGGGCCCCGACCCCGACCGCCAGCCGGCGGTGGGTCGCGCGAGGCCGCCGTTCCGGGGCCGGCCGCGCCCCGCGATGCCGTCACCGTACGGCCGTCCAAACCCCGCCCCGCCTCCAGTGGGCCGGCCCCCCTGATCCGGCTGCGCCAGCGGCTGACCAGGACCGGGGCGGGTGGCGAGTCCGTCAAGCGTCCCGGGCCGCCGACCCGGCTGACCGCGATCGGCACCGGCCTGCTGGCGGTGTGCGGCACCCTCGCCTTCGGGCTGCTCGACCAGCTGCTCTTCGGCGGCCTCGGGGTGCTGTTCGGGCTCGGCTTCCTGCTGGTCTGCTTCCAGAGCGCGGTGCGGGTCCGGCTCGCCGACCTGCCGGCCGCGCCGATCAGCGGGCCGATCGCCTTCGCACTGGCCATCGCGCTGCTCGGCCCGGCGCCGCTGCCCGGGGTGATCGGTCAGGTGCTGGCGCTCTGCGCCGGGCTGGCCCAGCGGGCGGGGTGGCTCTTCGCCGGAACGGGGCTGGCCGCGATGATCGTCGCCGCGCGGTTCGTCGCCCAGCGCCGGATCCGCCGCAGCCGCTGA
- a CDS encoding DUF6879 family protein — protein sequence MLLAGDAWNQCFDSMQSEAWRLETLPTYTMPQEAEKLARFLAGESSPEDYKSGWMDEVEQWTAEGKRVGRVHIVTRPLSDYLRFEFEYYYRHHVRAGEDIRILDVTDRENPLPSVRDFWIFDQSKIVLMNYRADGTQISRELFGGDPAPFVEYQRVAVAESVPFLEYVRS from the coding sequence GTGCTCTTGGCTGGTGATGCCTGGAATCAGTGCTTCGATTCCATGCAGTCGGAGGCGTGGCGGCTCGAAACGCTGCCCACCTACACCATGCCGCAGGAAGCGGAGAAGCTGGCACGCTTTCTGGCTGGAGAAAGCTCGCCCGAGGACTACAAGTCCGGGTGGATGGACGAAGTGGAGCAGTGGACGGCCGAGGGAAAGCGCGTCGGTCGCGTTCACATTGTTACCCGTCCGCTCTCCGACTACCTTCGCTTCGAATTCGAGTACTACTATCGGCATCACGTGAGGGCTGGCGAGGATATTCGAATCCTTGACGTGACCGACAGGGAAAACCCACTTCCGTCAGTGCGGGACTTCTGGATTTTCGACCAGTCCAAGATTGTTCTCATGAACTACAGGGCGGATGGAACGCAGATCAGCCGCGAGCTCTTCGGCGGCGACCCCGCCCCCTTCGTCGAGTATCAGCGGGTGGCCGTTGCGGAATCAGTCCCGTTCTTGGAGTACGTCAGGTCGTGA
- a CDS encoding exodeoxyribonuclease VII small subunit: MADEDTASSTTPDQLGYEQARDALMEVVRRLETGGTTLEESLALWERGEELAKVCQRWLDGARARLEAALAAEQQEGDKEGGKGGE, translated from the coding sequence ATGGCCGACGAGGACACCGCAAGCAGCACGACACCTGATCAGCTGGGCTACGAGCAGGCCCGGGACGCCCTGATGGAGGTGGTCCGCCGGCTGGAGACCGGGGGCACCACGCTGGAGGAGTCGCTGGCCCTGTGGGAGCGCGGCGAGGAGCTGGCCAAGGTCTGCCAGCGCTGGCTGGACGGCGCCCGGGCCCGGCTGGAGGCCGCCCTGGCGGCGGAACAGCAGGAGGGCGACAAGGAGGGCGGCAAGGGCGGCGAGTGA
- a CDS encoding P22 phage major capsid protein family protein, giving the protein MPLSTGNANRSAISTAVLTGSLEVLSKRLVLPNLVTRQGVADFQPARGKTVMVRIPTALKAKRLPQGGTVEDSPLVETEIPVTLDTHSYSSVKADSWDLTVNLESYAQQVVAPQVNAVAEDVELRISTELNRFVASDGKTDRDGQGQIIPAAIECSMSSFHAALVKADRALNDNSVPLSGRALVVNPAFREVIMNDPTYIKAADFGSAALIQQGAAEKDKMYMGTILGFAVYLSNFVTGAVAFVKEAFCLATGAPQAFASAGYSGSLSKDGYGLRHTQGVDMSTLSERSVVDSFSGAVIFDARRAIGIRAKAV; this is encoded by the coding sequence ATGCCGCTTTCCACTGGTAACGCCAACCGTTCTGCAATCTCGACCGCCGTTCTGACGGGAAGTCTCGAAGTACTGAGCAAGCGTCTAGTGCTTCCCAATCTCGTAACCCGTCAGGGTGTCGCCGACTTCCAGCCGGCCCGGGGCAAGACCGTGATGGTCCGAATTCCGACCGCGCTCAAGGCGAAGCGACTCCCGCAGGGCGGCACAGTCGAGGATTCGCCGCTGGTTGAGACTGAGATCCCGGTAACTCTCGACACCCACTCGTACAGCTCCGTGAAGGCTGATTCGTGGGACCTGACCGTAAACCTTGAGTCCTATGCTCAGCAGGTCGTCGCCCCACAGGTCAATGCCGTGGCGGAAGATGTCGAGCTTCGAATTTCTACTGAGTTGAACCGCTTCGTAGCTTCGGATGGCAAGACTGATCGTGATGGCCAGGGCCAGATCATTCCGGCGGCGATCGAGTGCTCTATGTCTTCCTTCCATGCCGCTCTTGTGAAGGCTGATCGGGCGCTCAATGATAATAGCGTGCCGCTCTCCGGCCGAGCGCTCGTCGTCAATCCGGCCTTCCGTGAGGTCATCATGAATGATCCGACCTATATCAAGGCTGCCGACTTCGGTAGTGCGGCCCTGATTCAGCAGGGAGCCGCCGAGAAGGACAAGATGTACATGGGCACCATCCTTGGTTTCGCTGTGTACCTTTCCAACTTCGTCACGGGTGCTGTTGCGTTCGTCAAGGAAGCGTTCTGCCTGGCCACGGGTGCACCACAGGCGTTCGCTTCGGCTGGGTACTCCGGCAGTCTTTCGAAGGATGGCTACGGGCTCCGCCATACACAGGGTGTGGATATGTCTACACTGTCGGAGCGCTCTGTTGTGGACTCCTTCTCTGGTGCAGTCATCTTCGATGCAAGGCGCGCGATTGGTATCCGCGCCAAGGCTGTCTGA
- a CDS encoding APC family permease: protein MSDRVESSGLRRSLGLRDLVVYGLLFIAPMAPVGVFGVLDAKSHGAVAAVYLAATVAMGFTAFSYAQMVRAVPRTGSVFAYARAGLGEGSGFIAGWMAMLDYLLIPAVAYLFSGIALHSLVPGVSRWVWTVLAVLITTGLNLAGVRTAATVGFAVLAMEIAVLAVFVVAALVVLFREGAVRPVLSPLTGIGAEASGWSSLGAVLSAVSVAVLSYLGFDAIASFVEEAVGASAAVARAVLLCLALAGVLFVVQTYLAALLEPLTPQQLAEHPADQGSAFYDTVQSAVGGWLHTLVAVSKAIGAAFAALAGQAAAGRLLFAMAREGRLPRPLSVVDPGSGVPRRALLVAAAVTLAAAGWAAGRSDGLDQLTSVVDIGALTAFALLHASVIGWYTVRNGSRDRLRHVLVPALGIAVIVAVVWRATHTAQLVGVVWLVAGLLVLLAQRGRRASA from the coding sequence ATGAGTGATCGAGTCGAGTCGAGCGGACTACGGCGCAGCCTCGGCCTGCGCGACCTGGTGGTCTACGGGCTGCTCTTCATCGCGCCGATGGCCCCGGTCGGGGTCTTCGGGGTACTGGACGCCAAGAGCCACGGGGCGGTGGCGGCCGTCTACCTGGCGGCCACGGTGGCGATGGGGTTCACCGCCTTCTCGTACGCGCAGATGGTGCGCGCGGTGCCGCGCACCGGCTCGGTCTTCGCCTACGCCCGGGCCGGGCTGGGCGAGGGGTCCGGGTTCATCGCCGGCTGGATGGCGATGCTGGACTACCTGCTGATCCCGGCGGTGGCCTACCTCTTCTCGGGCATCGCGCTGCACTCCCTGGTGCCGGGTGTGTCGCGGTGGGTCTGGACCGTGCTGGCCGTGCTGATCACCACCGGGCTCAACCTGGCCGGGGTGCGCACGGCCGCCACGGTGGGCTTCGCGGTGCTGGCGATGGAGATCGCGGTGCTGGCCGTGTTCGTGGTGGCGGCGCTGGTGGTGCTGTTCCGGGAGGGGGCCGTGCGACCGGTGCTCTCGCCGCTGACCGGGATCGGTGCCGAAGCGAGTGGGTGGAGTTCTCTGGGCGCGGTGCTCAGCGCGGTGAGCGTGGCCGTGCTGTCCTACCTGGGCTTCGACGCGATCGCCTCGTTCGTGGAGGAGGCGGTGGGGGCGTCGGCGGCGGTGGCCAGGGCCGTGCTGCTCTGCCTGGCACTGGCCGGGGTGCTCTTCGTCGTGCAGACCTACCTGGCCGCGCTGCTGGAGCCGCTCACCCCGCAACAGCTGGCCGAGCACCCCGCCGACCAGGGCTCGGCCTTCTACGACACGGTGCAGAGCGCGGTCGGCGGCTGGCTGCACACCCTGGTCGCGGTCAGCAAGGCGATCGGCGCCGCCTTCGCCGCGCTGGCCGGACAGGCGGCCGCCGGCCGGCTGCTGTTCGCGATGGCGCGCGAGGGACGGCTGCCGCGCCCGCTCTCGGTGGTGGACCCGGGCTCGGGCGTGCCGCGCCGGGCGCTGCTGGTCGCGGCGGCGGTGACACTGGCCGCGGCCGGGTGGGCGGCGGGGCGCAGTGACGGGCTCGACCAGCTGACCTCGGTGGTGGACATCGGCGCGCTGACCGCGTTCGCGCTGCTGCACGCCTCGGTGATCGGTTGGTACACCGTCAGGAACGGCTCCCGGGACCGGCTGCGGCACGTGCTGGTGCCGGCGCTGGGGATCGCGGTGATCGTCGCGGTGGTCTGGCGGGCGACGCACACCGCCCAGCTGGTGGGGGTGGTGTGGCTGGTGGCGGGGCTGCTGGTGCTGCTCGCCCAGCGGGGACGCCGGGCCAGCGCGTAG
- a CDS encoding helix-turn-helix domain-containing protein, producing MYDPARAKARRIKIGLSVRQVADRVGVSETTVYAWESGDRTPTLDHYVHLAHALRIPFDGLMRQAEGAGIVPDLLAAEWSRKRNPDVEPTIRDSDDADIRLFVDRLYGSLR from the coding sequence ATGTACGATCCGGCGCGTGCTAAGGCGCGACGAATCAAGATCGGCCTAAGCGTCCGACAGGTGGCCGATCGAGTCGGGGTATCCGAAACCACTGTCTATGCGTGGGAGTCGGGGGACCGAACCCCGACTCTTGACCATTACGTGCATCTTGCCCATGCTCTCCGGATTCCGTTCGACGGCCTGATGCGGCAGGCCGAGGGGGCTGGGATTGTTCCTGATCTTCTCGCCGCCGAGTGGTCGCGTAAGCGGAACCCCGACGTCGAGCCGACGATTCGGGATTCCGATGATGCCGATATCCGGCTCTTCGTGGATCGGCTCTACGGGAGTCTTCGTTGA
- a CDS encoding malonic semialdehyde reductase, with amino-acid sequence MTTANESLVLDAAAQDLLFREARTANTFTDEPVTDEQLQAVYDLVKYAPTAFNQQALRIVLVRSTEARERLVAQMSDGNKAKTGSAPLVAILAADNEFHEELPSQFPAFPQAKDLFFSERPVRESSAGFNAALQVGYFIIGVRAAGLAAGPMTGFNAEGINKEFFADGDHSVLAVVNIGKPGADAWYPRSPRLAYDQVVTTV; translated from the coding sequence ATGACCACTGCCAACGAGTCGCTCGTCCTCGACGCCGCCGCCCAGGACCTGCTCTTCCGTGAGGCCCGCACCGCCAACACCTTCACCGACGAGCCGGTCACCGACGAGCAGCTGCAGGCCGTCTACGACCTGGTGAAGTACGCGCCGACCGCGTTCAACCAGCAGGCCCTGCGGATCGTCCTGGTCCGCAGCACCGAGGCCCGCGAGCGCCTGGTGGCGCAGATGTCCGACGGCAACAAGGCCAAGACCGGCAGCGCCCCGCTGGTCGCGATCCTGGCCGCCGACAACGAGTTCCACGAGGAGCTGCCGAGCCAGTTCCCGGCCTTCCCGCAGGCCAAGGACCTCTTCTTCAGCGAGCGTCCGGTGCGTGAGAGCTCCGCGGGCTTCAACGCCGCGCTGCAGGTCGGCTACTTCATCATCGGCGTGCGCGCCGCCGGCCTGGCCGCGGGCCCGATGACCGGCTTCAACGCCGAGGGCATCAACAAGGAGTTCTTCGCCGACGGCGACCACTCGGTGCTGGCCGTGGTCAACATCGGCAAGCCGGGCGCCGACGCCTGGTACCCGCGCTCGCCGCGCCTGGCCTACGACCAGGTCGTCACCACCGTCTGA
- the xseA gene encoding exodeoxyribonuclease VII large subunit, which produces MANSSSPEAPLPVGKVSQLIGGWLDRLGAVWVEGQITQLSRRTGMQFLTLRDVEQDVSLVVTCFRSVLEPLADTLHEGSRVLVYAKPEWYTARGTLSLRASEIRLVGLGELLARLEQLKRKLAEEGLFASERKRPLPFLPGCVGLVTGRASAAERDVLEVARRRWPAVRFEVRNVLVQGPQAAGQVGAAVRELDAHPEVDVIIVARGGGSVEDLLPFSDEELCRTVAQAGTPVVSAIGHEPDQPLLDFVADLRAATPTDAAKRVVPDVGEEQARVRQLRDRARRMVTELVRREEHGLAGVRARPALAAPHRLVAERGQELTALVERARRSLGHQLDRAESDLGHTLARVVALSPAATLERGYAVLQRPDGQVITDPALLTAGEELHARVAGGGFGVTVSQLEEA; this is translated from the coding sequence ATGGCCAACAGCAGCTCCCCCGAAGCCCCGCTCCCGGTCGGCAAGGTCTCGCAGCTGATCGGCGGTTGGCTCGACCGGCTGGGCGCGGTCTGGGTGGAGGGCCAGATCACCCAGCTCAGCCGCCGCACCGGCATGCAGTTCCTGACCCTGCGTGATGTCGAACAGGACGTCTCACTCGTCGTCACCTGCTTCCGCTCGGTGCTCGAACCGCTCGCCGACACGCTGCACGAGGGCTCCCGGGTGCTGGTGTACGCCAAGCCCGAGTGGTACACCGCGCGCGGCACCCTCTCACTGCGGGCCTCCGAGATCCGTCTGGTCGGCCTCGGCGAGCTGCTGGCCCGGCTCGAACAGCTCAAGCGCAAGCTGGCCGAGGAGGGCCTGTTCGCCAGCGAGCGCAAGCGGCCGCTGCCGTTCCTGCCCGGCTGCGTCGGGCTGGTGACCGGGCGCGCCTCGGCCGCCGAGCGGGACGTGCTGGAGGTGGCCAGGCGACGCTGGCCGGCGGTCCGCTTCGAGGTGCGCAACGTGCTGGTGCAGGGTCCGCAGGCGGCCGGCCAGGTGGGCGCGGCGGTGCGGGAGCTGGACGCCCACCCGGAGGTGGACGTGATCATCGTGGCCCGCGGCGGCGGCAGCGTGGAGGACCTGCTGCCGTTCTCCGACGAGGAGCTCTGCCGGACGGTGGCGCAGGCCGGCACCCCGGTGGTGAGCGCGATCGGGCACGAGCCGGACCAGCCGCTGCTTGACTTCGTCGCCGACCTGCGGGCGGCCACCCCGACCGACGCGGCCAAGCGGGTGGTCCCCGACGTGGGCGAGGAGCAGGCCCGGGTGCGCCAGCTGCGCGACCGGGCCCGGCGGATGGTCACCGAGCTGGTGCGGCGCGAGGAGCACGGGCTGGCCGGGGTGCGCGCCCGCCCCGCGCTGGCCGCGCCGCACCGGCTGGTGGCCGAGCGCGGGCAGGAGCTGACGGCGCTGGTCGAGCGTGCCCGGCGGTCGCTGGGCCACCAGTTGGACCGGGCCGAGTCGGACCTGGGCCACACCCTGGCCCGGGTGGTGGCGCTCTCCCCCGCCGCGACGCTGGAGCGCGGCTACGCGGTGCTGCAGCGGCCGGACGGCCAGGTGATCACCGATCCGGCGCTGCTCACCGCGGGCGAGGAGCTGCACGCCCGGGTGGCGGGCGGCGGCTTCGGGGTGACGGTGAGCCAACTCGAAGAAGCATGA
- the ychF gene encoding redox-regulated ATPase YchF, with amino-acid sequence MSLTIGIVGLPNVGKSTLFNALTKNDVLAANYPFATIEPNVGVVGVPDHRLAKLAEIFKSERILPATVDFVDIAGIVRGASEGEGLGNKFLANIRESDAICQVIRAFNDPDVVHVDGKVSPKDDIETINTELILADLQSVEKVLPRLQKEARLKKESAATLAAAEAAQKVLESGKTLFEVGFDSPSVRELHLLTTKPFLYVFNVDEDELTDEEFKDGLRGLVAPAEAIFLNAKIESELIGMDDADALELLQSMGQDEPGMATLGRVGFDTLGLQTYLTAGPKEVRAWTIKKGATAPEAAGVIHTDFQKGFIKAEIVSFDDLVECGSIPEARAKGKSRIEGKDYVMQDGDVVEFRFNV; translated from the coding sequence ATGTCGCTCACGATCGGAATCGTCGGCCTGCCGAACGTCGGCAAGTCGACTCTGTTCAACGCCCTGACCAAGAACGACGTCCTGGCGGCCAATTACCCGTTCGCCACCATCGAGCCGAACGTCGGCGTGGTCGGCGTCCCGGACCACCGGCTGGCCAAGCTTGCCGAGATCTTCAAGTCGGAGCGGATCCTGCCCGCCACCGTCGACTTCGTGGACATCGCCGGTATCGTCCGCGGCGCCTCGGAGGGCGAGGGCCTGGGCAACAAGTTCCTCGCCAACATCCGCGAGTCGGACGCGATCTGCCAGGTCATCCGGGCCTTCAACGACCCGGACGTGGTCCACGTGGACGGCAAGGTCTCGCCCAAGGACGACATCGAGACCATCAACACCGAGCTGATCCTGGCCGACCTGCAGTCGGTCGAGAAGGTGCTGCCGCGGCTGCAGAAGGAGGCCCGCCTGAAGAAGGAGTCGGCCGCCACGCTCGCCGCCGCCGAGGCCGCCCAGAAGGTGCTGGAGTCCGGCAAGACCCTCTTCGAGGTCGGCTTCGACTCCCCCTCGGTGCGCGAGCTGCACCTGCTCACCACCAAGCCCTTCCTCTACGTCTTCAACGTGGACGAGGACGAGCTGACCGATGAGGAGTTCAAGGACGGCCTGCGCGGCCTGGTCGCCCCGGCCGAGGCGATCTTCCTGAACGCCAAGATCGAGTCCGAGCTGATCGGCATGGACGACGCCGACGCCCTGGAGCTCCTCCAGTCCATGGGCCAGGATGAGCCCGGCATGGCCACCCTCGGCCGCGTCGGCTTCGACACCCTGGGCCTGCAGACCTACCTCACCGCCGGCCCGAAGGAGGTGCGTGCCTGGACCATCAAGAAGGGCGCCACCGCCCCCGAGGCCGCCGGCGTGATCCACACCGACTTCCAGAAGGGCTTCATCAAGGCCGAGATCGTCTCCTTCGACGACCTGGTCGAGTGCGGCTCCATCCCCGAGGCCCGCGCCAAGGGCAAGTCCCGCATCGAGGGCAAGGACTACGTGATGCAGGACGGCGACGTGGTGGAGTTCCGCTTCAACGTCTAG
- a CDS encoding 4-hydroxy-3-methylbut-2-enyl diphosphate reductase, with protein sequence MSTIASRRVLLAAPRGYCAGVDRAVIAVEKALEQYGAPIYVRKQIVHNKYVVQTLEKQGAIFVDETEEVPEGAIVVFSAHGVAPSVHDEAKAGKLATIDATCPLVTKVHKEAVRFADEDYDILLVGHEGHEEVVGTMGEAPERIHLVDGPEDVANVQVRDESKVVWLSQTTLSVDETMATVGELKKRFPLLVSPPSDDICYATQNRQVVVKQIAPETDLLIVVGSKNSSNSVRLVEVGLEYGAKAAHLVDFAEELDEAWLTGVTTVGLTSGASVPEILVQGVLGWLAERGFEDVQVVRTAEETLTFSLPKELRRDLRAEAAGKL encoded by the coding sequence ATGTCGACCATCGCTTCGCGCCGCGTCCTGCTCGCCGCCCCCCGGGGCTACTGCGCGGGCGTCGACCGCGCCGTCATCGCCGTGGAGAAGGCCCTGGAGCAGTACGGGGCGCCGATCTACGTCCGCAAGCAGATCGTCCACAACAAGTACGTCGTGCAGACCCTGGAGAAGCAGGGCGCGATCTTCGTCGACGAGACGGAGGAGGTGCCCGAGGGCGCGATCGTGGTCTTCTCCGCGCACGGCGTGGCCCCCTCGGTGCACGACGAGGCGAAGGCCGGCAAGCTCGCCACCATCGACGCCACCTGCCCCCTGGTGACCAAGGTGCACAAGGAGGCCGTCCGGTTCGCCGACGAGGACTACGACATCCTGCTGGTCGGCCACGAGGGCCACGAGGAGGTGGTCGGCACCATGGGCGAGGCCCCGGAGCGGATCCACCTGGTGGACGGCCCCGAGGACGTCGCGAACGTGCAGGTGCGCGACGAGAGCAAGGTCGTCTGGCTCTCCCAGACCACCCTCTCGGTGGACGAGACCATGGCCACCGTCGGCGAGCTGAAGAAGCGCTTCCCGCTGCTGGTCTCCCCGCCCAGCGACGACATCTGCTACGCCACCCAGAACCGCCAGGTGGTGGTCAAGCAGATCGCCCCCGAGACCGACCTGCTGATCGTGGTCGGCTCCAAGAACTCCTCCAACTCGGTCCGCCTGGTCGAGGTCGGCCTGGAGTACGGCGCCAAGGCCGCGCACCTGGTGGACTTCGCCGAGGAGCTGGACGAGGCCTGGCTCACCGGCGTCACCACGGTCGGCCTGACCAGCGGCGCCTCGGTGCCGGAGATCCTGGTCCAGGGCGTGCTCGGCTGGCTGGCCGAGCGCGGCTTCGAGGACGTCCAGGTGGTCCGCACGGCCGAGGAGACGCTCACCTTCTCGCTGCCCAAGGAGCTGCGTCGCGACCTGCGCGCCGAGGCGGCCGGCAAGCTCTGA
- the ppgK gene encoding polyphosphate--glucose phosphotransferase — MTAPGASVVFGVDIGGTGIKGAPVDVACGELTEPRFKVLTPHPAAPEAVVAAVHEVVDHFGYRGPVGLTFPGVVVGGRTRTAANVDPGWVELDAEGLFRESLDLPATLLNDADAAGLAEVAHGAGRGKDGVVLVLTFGTGIGSALFVDGTLVPNTELGHLELRGKDAERRASAAARERHELSWAQWAARVDEYLDLVERLFSPQLVIIGGGVSRKHEKFLPLLTERAATVVPAELRNDAGIVGAAMAAARPGH; from the coding sequence GTGACGGCACCCGGAGCATCCGTAGTGTTCGGCGTGGACATCGGTGGCACCGGAATCAAGGGCGCCCCGGTGGACGTGGCGTGCGGCGAGCTGACCGAGCCCCGGTTCAAGGTGCTCACCCCGCACCCCGCCGCACCCGAGGCCGTCGTCGCCGCGGTGCACGAGGTGGTCGACCACTTCGGCTACCGCGGCCCGGTCGGTCTGACCTTCCCCGGCGTGGTGGTCGGCGGCCGCACCAGGACCGCCGCCAATGTGGACCCCGGCTGGGTCGAGCTGGACGCCGAGGGCCTGTTCCGCGAGTCGCTCGACCTGCCCGCCACGCTGCTCAACGACGCGGACGCGGCCGGGCTGGCGGAGGTCGCACACGGCGCGGGCCGCGGCAAGGACGGCGTGGTGCTGGTGCTGACCTTCGGCACCGGCATCGGCAGCGCGCTCTTCGTGGACGGGACGCTGGTACCCAACACCGAGCTGGGGCACCTGGAGCTGCGCGGCAAGGACGCCGAGCGGCGGGCTTCGGCCGCCGCCCGCGAGCGGCACGAGCTGAGCTGGGCGCAGTGGGCGGCCCGGGTGGACGAGTACCTGGACCTGGTGGAGCGGCTCTTCTCGCCGCAGCTGGTGATCATCGGCGGCGGTGTCAGCCGCAAGCACGAGAAGTTCCTGCCGCTGCTCACCGAGCGGGCGGCCACAGTGGTGCCGGCCGAGTTGCGCAACGACGCCGGCATCGTCGGCGCCGCGATGGCCGCGGCCAGGCCCGGTCACTGA
- a CDS encoding helix-turn-helix domain-containing protein, with translation MDVQQVANYLNKPRSWVYENWRPEGIPFKKIGQSLRCRPADLERWIDRQEG, from the coding sequence ATGGACGTACAGCAGGTAGCCAACTACCTGAACAAGCCTCGCAGTTGGGTGTACGAGAACTGGCGCCCCGAGGGCATCCCGTTCAAGAAGATCGGCCAGTCACTGCGCTGCCGACCCGCCGACCTTGAGCGCTGGATCGACCGACAGGAGGGGTGA
- a CDS encoding helix-turn-helix domain-containing protein: MTLSPEQLGQSKQELAATLKELRKRAGLSGARLAARCNMSQSKISRIENGKSPASLVDVEQILRTLEAPPEVLARVTELARLANTDWQSLRALRRKGLHHKQQELAGLESSSTEFRFFLLSMITGLLSTPEYIKASLAHLDGDQSKLIARKLSRQEVLYDTSKKFTFLLSEMAVRWPLIPAPAMAMQLDRLVSVSRLPNVRFGVIPLRGLMPVAPMDTFTVYDASLVTIETTSGVLALRDSKDVAMHLEAFAAMERFALFGGEMRSLLEQWSDDFRGSAQ; this comes from the coding sequence GTGACGCTCAGCCCTGAGCAGCTGGGTCAGTCGAAACAGGAACTGGCTGCAACACTGAAAGAACTGCGGAAGCGAGCCGGGCTCTCAGGGGCCCGGCTCGCTGCGCGCTGCAACATGTCTCAGTCCAAGATTTCCAGGATTGAGAACGGGAAGAGCCCCGCGAGTCTCGTGGATGTGGAACAGATCCTCCGCACCCTGGAGGCCCCGCCGGAGGTACTGGCCAGAGTCACGGAGCTTGCCCGCCTGGCGAATACCGACTGGCAGAGCCTCCGAGCGCTTCGGCGGAAGGGGCTCCATCACAAGCAACAAGAGCTTGCCGGCCTGGAGTCATCATCTACGGAGTTCAGGTTCTTCCTGCTGTCGATGATTACGGGACTCCTCTCGACTCCCGAATACATCAAGGCCAGCCTTGCTCACCTCGACGGAGATCAGAGCAAGCTCATTGCGCGGAAGCTGAGTCGTCAAGAAGTCCTCTATGACACCAGCAAGAAGTTCACGTTCCTCTTGTCGGAAATGGCCGTGAGGTGGCCATTGATCCCTGCGCCGGCCATGGCGATGCAACTCGATCGACTCGTCTCCGTGTCACGGCTTCCCAACGTCCGATTCGGTGTGATCCCTCTGAGGGGGCTTATGCCGGTGGCGCCGATGGACACTTTCACGGTATATGACGCATCCTTGGTCACCATCGAAACAACCAGTGGCGTTCTGGCTCTCAGGGACTCAAAAGACGTGGCGATGCACTTGGAAGCCTTTGCGGCTATGGAGAGATTCGCTCTCTTTGGCGGGGAGATGCGGAGCCTGCTCGAACAGTGGTCCGATGACTTTCGGGGCTCGGCTCAGTAA
- a CDS encoding NUDIX domain-containing protein, whose amino-acid sequence MKKIAAKLWRIIRGPMQWRVLWLWHSKFMVGVTGIVRDEEGRVLLLKHRMWPEGRQWGLPTGYANAKEAFEDTIVREVREETGLTVKVCELAHLKSGYKLRVEVAYEALYVSGRIKVASFEILEARWFSPDNLPEGMQDSHRQLISRQRF is encoded by the coding sequence ATGAAGAAGATCGCTGCGAAGCTCTGGCGGATCATCCGGGGTCCGATGCAGTGGCGCGTGCTGTGGCTGTGGCACTCGAAGTTCATGGTCGGGGTCACGGGCATCGTCCGCGATGAGGAAGGCCGGGTGCTGCTGCTCAAGCACCGGATGTGGCCGGAGGGTCGGCAGTGGGGTCTGCCGACCGGCTACGCGAACGCCAAGGAGGCGTTCGAGGACACCATCGTGCGAGAGGTCCGGGAGGAGACCGGGCTCACGGTGAAGGTGTGCGAGCTGGCGCACCTGAAGAGCGGTTACAAGCTGCGCGTCGAAGTCGCCTACGAGGCGTTGTACGTCAGCGGACGGATCAAGGTCGCTTCGTTTGAGATCTTGGAGGCCCGATGGTTCTCACCGGACAATCTCCCCGAGGGGATGCAGGACTCGCACCGGCAGCTGATCAGCCGTCAGCGGTTCTGA